Part of the Micromonospora rhizosphaerae genome is shown below.
AGAACCTTGTCATGGACCTCGAAGACGCCGGTTGCCAAGCCCGGTTCATGATCCGCGACCGGGACGGCAAATTCCCCCACTTGTTCGGCGCCATCCTCGCCGAGGCGGGCATCGACGTCGTGCTGAGCGGCATCCGGATGCCGCGAATGAGCTCAATCATGGAACGGTGGGTACCGACCTGCCGCCGCGAACTACTGGACCGGACCCTTATCTGGAACCAGCGGCACCTGCTCCACGCCCTGAACGAGTTCGATCAGTTCTACGACGGACACCGCCCACACCGGGGCATCGCGAACGCCCGCCCGTTGCACCCGTTGCGCGCGCAGATCGCCGATCCGAACAAGCTGGCCCGCCTCGACATACGAAGACGCGACCGCCTCGGCGGCATCCTCCATGAGTACCAGCATGCCGCCTGACCTGCGCGGACGAGGTTTTCGGCAAGCGCAGGGTTGTCGCAGGATCGGTCAGCCCTTGACCGACCCTGCGACGAGCGCTTCTTGCATGCGGCGCTGCAGGATCACATAGGTGACGTACACCGGCAGCAGGGTAATCACGACGCCGGCGGACAGCAACGCGAAGTTCGCGCCGCGGGGGTCCTGCAGGAATGGCAGCGCGACCTGCACGGTACGTGACGCTTCCGTGGTCAGCACCGACGCGAACAAGTACTCGTTCCAGACGCCGAGGAAGTTCAGGATCGCGACGGTGGAGACTCCAGGTGCGACGAGCGGCAGCATGATGTAGCGCAGGACGGTCAACCAGCCGGCGCCGTCCATAGTGGCCGACTCCTCGATCTCGCGCGGGATCGAACGGAAGAACGGGACGAGGATGAGTACCGACAGTGGCAGCGTCGTGGCTGTGTAGAAAAGGACGAGGTATAACCGGGGCGTGTGGATCAGGTGGGTCTTGACCGCTAACAGGTAGACCGGTATCAGGACGGCCAGTCCGGGGATCAGGAAGGCGAGCCCAAAGCTGGTCTCGGCCGCGGAGGCGAACCGTGACCGCTTCCGGGCGATACCGTACGCAGCCAACACCGCCAGCACGAGCGCCACGATCCCGGCGCCGATGGTGATTACGGCTGAATTGAGCAGCGCCGAGGTCATGTTGACGTTCTCATCGGCTCGCGTGAACTCGTCGAACGTGAAGTTGGTGGGTGGCGTGATCGGCGCGTCAAAGATGGTCTCGTTGGTTTTGAACGCGCTGATTATGACGTAGTACAGCGGTAGCACCATTGCGGCCGCATACACAAGAACTACGCCGTAAGCGAGGACCGACCCGGCGCTGGGCCGGCGCCGCGGTTTGCCGATCGTCATCGTCGTGGCCTCATCTTTCCCTGGTACGGAAGGCTCGGCGGATCGCCAGCATGCCGGCGAAGCCGACGACGAACAGCAGTACGCCAATCGCCTGGCTGTAGCCGAGTCGGGTGGAGACGAACGCCTGGTCGTACAGGTAGTACGCGAGCGTCATCGAGGACGACCCGGGTCCGCCTTTGGTCAGCAGCAGGATGTTCTGCGCCGAGCCGAGCAGGAGCCAGAGGAACTGCAGCATGGTCATCAGGCCGACGAAGTCGCGGGTCATCGGATAGGCGATGCGCCAGATGATCGTCCAGGTCGGTGCTCCGTCGATCCGGGCGGCCTCATAGACCTCCTCTGGCACCGCGGTCAGGGCCGACGCGAAGATCACGCCGGTGAAGCCGATCCCGGCCCACAGTTCGACGCCGATCACTGCCCACAGCGCGGTCTGGCCGTCGGCCAGCCAGATCCGGGTCAGCCCGTCCAGGCCGGTGAACTCGAGGACCTTGTTGATGATCCCCTCCGGCTGGTACATGCCGATGAACATCATGGCCCGCGCCGACACCGAGACGATGCCAGGCGTGAAGAAGATGACGCTGAGCACTCGGTAGCCCGGCGGTTTGCGGCTCAGGAAGTACCCGAGCAGGAACGCAAGCGGGATCATCAGCACTAGCGAGACGCCGACGTAGACGAGGCTGTTCTTCGCCGCGGTGCGGATGAGCGGGTCGTCGAGGAGGCGTTCGAAGTTCGCCAGGCCGCCGTACCGGGGCGTGGCGAGCAGGCTGTTCCACTCGAACAGACTCAACACGAACATGCTCACCAGCGGCGCGACCATGAACGCCGCGTACCACAGCAGCGCCGGGGAGGTCACCAGCGCCGCGGGCACCCAGGTCCGCCGCCGGCGGTCACTGGGCGCCCGCGGTGTCGCCGCTACTACTGCCATGCCTGCTTGAGCGCCTTAATGATGTCGTCGGCCGATGTGCCCGGCGTGAAGGCCAGGCTGGTGGCTCGCTCGAATCCGGTCTGGGACTTCGTCGGAACGTGCACGTCGGACAGTACGGCGACCTCGGTCGTCGCCTTGAGCTTCTCGGACGCCTGGACGTACAGCTTGGGGAGAGTGCTCTTGTCGACCTTGACCTTGTCGTCCGCCACGGGGGCGAGGGCGCCGGCCTCGACGAGCAGACCGAGCGACTCGGGCGTGTAGAGGTGCTTGACGAACTTCTCCACGGTCGCGGCCTTGTCCTGGCCCTTGGGGCTGATCCAGACACCGGTAGCGGTGAAGTCGGTGTAGATGACCGGCTTCTGCCGGGTGCTACTTGGCGCGAGCGGGAAGCCACCGAGCTCGATGTTCGCGTTCTTCGCCGTCGGGATGTCGGCGCTGCCGTAGTCCCAGGAACCGCCGTGCATGATGGCCGCCTTGCCGGCGCCGAAGGTGCTGCGCTGCTGGTCGGCCGTCAGGCCCTCGGCGCTGTCGGTGAACACGCCGGCATCACGCAGCTTCGTGAACAGTTCGATCCCGGCCTTGACCTCCGGGGTGTCCCAAGCACCGTCGCGGAACGCTGCGAGCGCCTGCTCGTCGGTCGTCATGGACTCCACGATCAGCGAGAACAGCTTGTTGCCGCTCCAGTCCTTGCCACCGGTGACGATCGGCTGAATGCCCGCCGCGCGGAGCTTCTTGGTGGCGTCGATCAGCTCGTCGGTCGTCGTGGGGACCTTCGCGACGCCCGCCTTATTGAGCAGGTCGAGGTTGTACCAGACCGGCCAGGTGAACCCTTCCCACGGGAAGCCCTGCAGCCTGCCGTCCGGCTTGCGCCACGCGTTCAGCGCCTCCGGCAGGAACAGGGACTCCAGACCCCAGTCCTTGGCGTCCTTCGCGACGTCCACGGTGGCGCCGTTGTCGAGCCAGGACGTGGGTTTGCCGAACAGGTTGGTGATGACGATGTCGGGTTCGTTGCCGGCGAGCTTCGCCTGCTCGTACCGGTTGTGCGCCTCCTCGGGCGCCGGCGCGTCCTCCCGTTCGATCTTCACGCCGGGGTTGGCCTTCTGGAAGTTCGCGATGATCGTGGTCAGCTGTTTGCCCTTCGAGTCGCTGTCGGGCAGGTTGGTGAGGATGCGCAGGGTGCCGCTGTCGCCACCGCCCTCGTCCGCTCCGCCGCAGGCTGCGGGAAGTAGCAGGGCGAAGGGCAGCGCCAGCGCCAGAAGCGTTCTCTTTGCTCTCATGGACAGTTCCTCCTGTCGAACTGGGACGATCGCGCCGGCTCTGACGCGGTGAGGGTGATGCGGGATGTCATGTCGACACCTCGACCAGGTCGACGCCGTACGGCGCCAGGGCGACCTCGTGAATCTCCTGGCCATCGCGGTCGAGCAGGCGCGATCCTGGCTCAGTGCTGCGAACGCCGACCGTCAGCGGCTCGCCCGCCTCGCTGACGACAAGCGCGAACCGGCGGCCGTCCTGCCGTTCGATGACGTCGGC
Proteins encoded:
- a CDS encoding carbohydrate ABC transporter permease — encoded protein: MTIGKPRRRPSAGSVLAYGVVLVYAAAMVLPLYYVIISAFKTNETIFDAPITPPTNFTFDEFTRADENVNMTSALLNSAVITIGAGIVALVLAVLAAYGIARKRSRFASAAETSFGLAFLIPGLAVLIPVYLLAVKTHLIHTPRLYLVLFYTATTLPLSVLILVPFFRSIPREIEESATMDGAGWLTVLRYIMLPLVAPGVSTVAILNFLGVWNEYLFASVLTTEASRTVQVALPFLQDPRGANFALLSAGVVITLLPVYVTYVILQRRMQEALVAGSVKG
- a CDS encoding carbohydrate ABC transporter permease; the protein is MAVVAATPRAPSDRRRRTWVPAALVTSPALLWYAAFMVAPLVSMFVLSLFEWNSLLATPRYGGLANFERLLDDPLIRTAAKNSLVYVGVSLVLMIPLAFLLGYFLSRKPPGYRVLSVIFFTPGIVSVSARAMMFIGMYQPEGIINKVLEFTGLDGLTRIWLADGQTALWAVIGVELWAGIGFTGVIFASALTAVPEEVYEAARIDGAPTWTIIWRIAYPMTRDFVGLMTMLQFLWLLLGSAQNILLLTKGGPGSSSMTLAYYLYDQAFVSTRLGYSQAIGVLLFVVGFAGMLAIRRAFRTRER
- a CDS encoding ABC transporter substrate-binding protein gives rise to the protein MRAKRTLLALALPFALLLPAACGGADEGGGDSGTLRILTNLPDSDSKGKQLTTIIANFQKANPGVKIEREDAPAPEEAHNRYEQAKLAGNEPDIVITNLFGKPTSWLDNGATVDVAKDAKDWGLESLFLPEALNAWRKPDGRLQGFPWEGFTWPVWYNLDLLNKAGVAKVPTTTDELIDATKKLRAAGIQPIVTGGKDWSGNKLFSLIVESMTTDEQALAAFRDGAWDTPEVKAGIELFTKLRDAGVFTDSAEGLTADQQRSTFGAGKAAIMHGGSWDYGSADIPTAKNANIELGGFPLAPSSTRQKPVIYTDFTATGVWISPKGQDKAATVEKFVKHLYTPESLGLLVEAGALAPVADDKVKVDKSTLPKLYVQASEKLKATTEVAVLSDVHVPTKSQTGFERATSLAFTPGTSADDIIKALKQAWQ